A region of the Terriglobia bacterium genome:
CGGTACGGCCTGCATCATCGCGCGGCCGCCGCTGGCATGGATCGTCATCATGCTGACGCCGAGTCTGGCGGCTTCAAGGGCCGCATGCGTGACCGTGTTCGGGATGTCGTGAAATTTAAGGTCGAGGAAAACCTTTCCGCGATTGCGAATGATCTCCAGAACGATTTCGCGGCCCCCGCACATGAACAGCTGGCTTCCGACCTTGAACATGCCTGCCAGGTCGTGCAATTCATGAACAAGCTCGATGGCTTTCTGGGGAGAGCTGACATCCAGCGCAATGATGATCTTTTCGTTCATGTCCCTATAATTTCATTTGTCCCACGAGGTCGCGGATGCGGGTTAGCCTTCTTTTTGTCAAAAACTTCTCGAGACCATCGATGACATGAAGCGGCGCCCGCGGATCCCTGAAATTGGCGGTCCCGATCTGAACGGCAGATGCGCCCGCCAGGAAATATTCAACTGCGTCCTCGGCCGTGACGATCCCACCCAGCCCGATGACCGGGATTTTCACAGCGCGCGCGCACTGATAAACCATCCGCAGCGTGATCGGCTTGATGGCCGGGCCGGAAAGTCCAGCCGTCACGTTATGGATTCGAGGTTTGAAACTGTCGGTATCGATAGCCATTCCGAGATACGTGTTGGCGACCGAGATCGCGTCGGCGCCGGCTTCTTCCGCTGCCCGGGCAAACTCGGTGATGTCCGTCACGTTCGGAGAGAGTTTCACGATCAGCGGCCGCCGCGCCCGCGCCTTCAGCGTTTTTGTCAGTTGCCTGGTCAGTTCCGGGCTCTGGCCGAAAACCATCCCACCCTGCTCGGTATTGGGGCAGGAAATATTGAGCTCGTAAGCGGCAATACCATTGCAGGTATTCAACTTATCCACGACCTCGGCATAGTCGTCCGCGTTAAATCCAAAGACGTTCACAAAGACGGCGCAGCCGGTGCTGCGGAGGAACGGCATTTTGTCCCGGATGAAGGCGTCGACTCCGACATTCTCCAGCCCGATGGAGTTCAGCATTCCCGAAGCGGTTGGAAACAGGCGCGGCGGCAGATTGCCTTCGATGGGCTTGGCAGAAGTACCCTTGACGCAAACCGCACCGATCCGGCGCAGATCGGCGAAGCGGGAAAACTCTTCCCCGTAGCCAAAAGTTCCACTGGCTGCAATAACCGGATTCGGAAGGCGGATGCCGGCGAGCTCGATCGAGAGATCAACGCCACTCATTAGCGATGAATCTAGCATATAATTTTCAGCTGCGCGCGTAGCGGGTGAACATGTCTTTGAAGCTCAACTATCAATTAATGAAGGCTGAGGAAGTGCGCTCGACGCTCGATCGCATGGCCGAGCAGATCCTCGAAGCCAACAGTGGCCGGCCCGTCGTCCTGATCGGTATCCAGAGGCGCGGCGTTCCGATGGCGCGCCGGATGGCCGCGCACATCGCGGCGAAGACTCAACGGGAACCGCAGTTCGGCACGCTGGACATCAATTTGTATCGCGATGATCTGACACGAGTCGCCTCGCAGCCCGTGGTCCTGAAGACGGAAGTGCCGCCGCACATCGATGACCGCGATGTGGTGCTGGTCGATGACGTCCTGTACACCGGGCGGACGATTCGAGCCGCGCTCGACGCGCTCTGTGATTTCGGCCGCATGCGTACGATCCAGCTGGCGGTCCTGATCGATCGCGGGCATCGGGAGCTCCCGATCGAAGCAAACTTTACCGGCCAGAAGGTCTCGACGAAAGACAATGAGGTCGTTGAGGTCAAGCTCACGGAAATCGACGGCGAAGACGCGATTTACGTCATGGAAAAAATCTAGGTGCTGAAGCGGAAAGACGTTCTTGGAATCCAGGATCTCAATCGTGAAGAAATTTTAGAAATCCTCGATACCACCGAATCCTTCCAGGAAGTTTCCACCCGGCCCATCAAGAAAGTTCCTACGCTCCGCGGCAAAACCGTCATCAACCTGTTTTTCGAGTCGTCGACGCGCACGCGCACTTCGTTTGAAATCGCGGGCAAGCGGCTGTCGGCCGACGTCGTCAATATCTCGGCTTCGACCAGCAGCGTCTCGAAAGGCGAGACCTTGATCGACACCGCAAAAACGCTCGACGCCATGTCCGCCGATGCCGTTGTCATCCGTCATCCCTCTTCCGGAGCTCCGCACACACTGGCCAGGTTGACGCGTGCCTCGATCATTAACGGCGGCGACGGCGCTCACGAGCATCCCACCCAGGCGCTTCTCGATGCCTGCACGATCCGCCAGCGGAAAGGCCGGCTCAATGATCTGAAAGTTGCCATCGTCGGCGATGTCGCGCACAGCCGCGTTGCAAGATCGAACACCCATCTGCTGACGAAGTTCGGCTCTCACGTATGGCTTTGTTCGGCGCCGACGCTGATGCCGCCCGGCATCGAGAAGATGGTCTGCGAAAACGGCGAGTTCCTGCACCATACCAGTTCGATGGACGAAGCCATCCGCGACGCCGACGTCATCATGATGCTGCGCGTTCAGTTTGAGCGCATGAGCGAATCCTTTTTCCCATCCGTTCGCGAATATTTCCGTTATTACGGACTGACGCATGAGCGCGCCAGACAGGCCAAAGAGGATGTCATCATCATGCATCCCGGGCCGATCAACCGGGGTGTTGAAATCGCCACCGATGTCGCGGATGGTCCGTATTCGGTCATTCTCGATCAGGTGGCCGCCGGCGTGGCGGTGCGCATGGCGATTCTGTATCTGTTGCTTGGAGGGTAATGGATCTCATCATAAAAAACGGCAGGGTTGTCGATCCCGCTCGCAAGCTCGATACAGTCACGGATGTTCTCATCCGAAATGGCAGGATTGCGGCGGTCGGTAACGCCGCCGGCGCACCCGAGATTCCAGTCTTTGATGCTACAGGGCTGATCGTCGCGCCCGGGTTCTTCGACATTCATGTTCACCTGCGTGAGCCGGGTACCGAAGAGGCGGAAACCATAGCTTCCGGCGGAAACGCGGCCGTGGCCGGAGGGTTCACGGCCGTCGCCCCGATGCCGAACACGAAAC
Encoded here:
- a CDS encoding dihydroorotate dehydrogenase, whose protein sequence is MSGVDLSIELAGIRLPNPVIAASGTFGYGEEFSRFADLRRIGAVCVKGTSAKPIEGNLPPRLFPTASGMLNSIGLENVGVDAFIRDKMPFLRSTGCAVFVNVFGFNADDYAEVVDKLNTCNGIAAYELNISCPNTEQGGMVFGQSPELTRQLTKTLKARARRPLIVKLSPNVTDITEFARAAEEAGADAISVANTYLGMAIDTDSFKPRIHNVTAGLSGPAIKPITLRMVYQCARAVKIPVIGLGGIVTAEDAVEYFLAGASAVQIGTANFRDPRAPLHVIDGLEKFLTKRRLTRIRDLVGQMKL
- the pyrR gene encoding bifunctional pyr operon transcriptional regulator/uracil phosphoribosyltransferase PyrR, yielding MSLKLNYQLMKAEEVRSTLDRMAEQILEANSGRPVVLIGIQRRGVPMARRMAAHIAAKTQREPQFGTLDINLYRDDLTRVASQPVVLKTEVPPHIDDRDVVLVDDVLYTGRTIRAALDALCDFGRMRTIQLAVLIDRGHRELPIEANFTGQKVSTKDNEVVEVKLTEIDGEDAIYVMEKI
- a CDS encoding aspartate carbamoyltransferase catalytic subunit; this translates as MLKRKDVLGIQDLNREEILEILDTTESFQEVSTRPIKKVPTLRGKTVINLFFESSTRTRTSFEIAGKRLSADVVNISASTSSVSKGETLIDTAKTLDAMSADAVVIRHPSSGAPHTLARLTRASIINGGDGAHEHPTQALLDACTIRQRKGRLNDLKVAIVGDVAHSRVARSNTHLLTKFGSHVWLCSAPTLMPPGIEKMVCENGEFLHHTSSMDEAIRDADVIMMLRVQFERMSESFFPSVREYFRYYGLTHERARQAKEDVIIMHPGPINRGVEIATDVADGPYSVILDQVAAGVAVRMAILYLLLGG